The following proteins come from a genomic window of Micromonospora echinofusca:
- a CDS encoding YlxR family protein: MVRRALPERTCVGCRRRAPASELLRIVAVGDEAGHSLRPDPARRLPGRGANMHPDPACFAQAVRRRAFGRALRITGVPDHGELAEHVDAPTTTSGQPDRTRVASKVGRPT; this comes from the coding sequence GTGGTACGACGCGCGCTGCCGGAACGCACCTGTGTGGGTTGCCGGCGACGTGCGCCGGCCAGCGAATTGCTGCGGATCGTCGCGGTCGGCGACGAGGCTGGTCACAGCCTTCGGCCCGATCCGGCCCGCAGGCTGCCGGGTCGGGGAGCGAACATGCACCCGGATCCGGCCTGCTTCGCGCAAGCGGTGCGGCGACGCGCCTTCGGGCGTGCGCTGCGCATCACCGGGGTCCCCGACCACGGTGAGCTCGCGGAGCACGTCGATGCGCCAACCACTACGTCCGGTCAGCCCGATCGGACGAGGGTCGCTAGCAAGGTAGGACGACCGACATGA
- the nusA gene encoding transcription termination factor NusA, with protein sequence MNIDLAALRALEREREIPFDTILAAIETALLTAYRHTEGAESHARVEIDRKSGAALVYAQELDDDGTVVREWDDTPHDFGRIAAMTAKQVILQRLREATDEVHFGEYVGRDGDLVTGVVQAHEARSEKGIVSVDLGKLEGVLPQSEQVPGERYAHGERIRCVVVHVAKGMRGPQITLSRSHPALVKKLFALEVPEIADGTVEIGAIAREAGHRTKIAVRSMTQGVNAKGACIGPMGQRVRAVMSELHGEKIDIIDWSDDPATFVGNALSPAKALRVEVVDLASRTARVTVPDFQLSLAIGREGQNARLAARLTGWRIDIRSDAEQAGGSGRAGADHVPEPGGAISGA encoded by the coding sequence GTGAACATCGACCTCGCGGCGCTGCGCGCACTCGAGCGCGAGCGGGAGATCCCGTTCGACACGATCCTCGCGGCGATCGAGACCGCGCTGCTGACTGCCTACCGGCACACCGAGGGGGCGGAGTCGCACGCCCGGGTGGAGATCGACCGCAAGTCCGGCGCGGCCCTGGTCTACGCCCAGGAGCTGGACGACGACGGCACCGTGGTGCGGGAGTGGGACGACACCCCGCACGACTTCGGGCGGATCGCCGCCATGACCGCCAAGCAGGTGATCCTCCAGCGGCTGCGGGAGGCCACCGACGAGGTGCACTTCGGCGAGTACGTCGGCCGCGACGGTGACCTGGTCACCGGCGTGGTGCAGGCGCACGAGGCGCGCAGCGAGAAGGGCATCGTCAGCGTCGACCTCGGCAAGCTGGAGGGCGTGCTGCCCCAGTCCGAGCAGGTCCCCGGCGAGCGCTACGCGCACGGCGAGCGGATCCGCTGCGTGGTGGTGCACGTGGCGAAGGGGATGCGCGGCCCGCAGATCACCCTCTCCCGGTCGCACCCGGCGCTGGTGAAGAAGCTCTTCGCGCTCGAGGTGCCGGAGATCGCCGACGGCACGGTCGAGATCGGCGCGATCGCACGTGAGGCAGGTCACCGCACGAAGATCGCGGTCCGCTCCATGACCCAGGGCGTCAACGCCAAGGGCGCCTGCATCGGGCCGATGGGGCAGCGGGTCCGCGCGGTGATGAGCGAGCTGCACGGCGAGAAGATCGACATCATCGACTGGTCGGACGACCCGGCGACGTTTGTCGGCAACGCCCTGTCGCCGGCCAAGGCCCTGCGGGTCGAGGTGGTCGACCTGGCCAGCCGTACCGCCCGGGTCACCGTCCCGGACTTCCAGCTCTCCCTCGCCATCGGCCGGGAGGGGCAGAACGCCCGACTTGCGGCCCGGTTGACCGGTTGGCGGATCGACATCCGGTCCGACGCCGAGCAGGCTGGCGGCTCCGGCCGGGCCGGGGCTGATCACGTCCCGGAGCCGGGCGGCGCGATCTCGGGCGCCTAG
- the rimP gene encoding ribosome maturation factor RimP, producing MTQRGRATRSTGPAGRPRRADAPRGGERAGGPRGDLAARRARLRDVIEPVVTAAGYDLEELSVSRAGRRHVVRVIVDADGGIRLDAVAEVSRAVSAALDAAEEAGGDIVAGEYQLEVSSPGVDRPLTLPRHWRRNVGRLVKVTARGAGAQAEQATGDRQVTGRVVEADDERVVLETDAGRATWTYAELGPGRVQVEFHRLDEIEETDEPDDMDDTDDFDDEDDDVEDEER from the coding sequence ATGACGCAGCGTGGCCGTGCCACGAGGTCGACGGGTCCGGCGGGGAGGCCCCGACGCGCCGACGCCCCACGGGGCGGGGAGCGTGCCGGCGGCCCGCGCGGCGACCTCGCCGCCCGGCGGGCCCGGCTGCGTGACGTGATCGAGCCGGTGGTCACCGCCGCCGGCTACGACCTGGAGGAGCTCTCCGTCTCCCGGGCCGGCCGACGGCACGTGGTGCGGGTGATCGTGGACGCCGACGGCGGGATCAGGCTGGACGCCGTCGCCGAGGTGTCCCGGGCCGTCTCGGCGGCCCTCGACGCCGCCGAGGAGGCCGGGGGCGACATCGTCGCCGGGGAGTACCAGCTGGAGGTCAGCTCCCCCGGCGTGGACCGGCCGCTCACCCTGCCCCGGCACTGGCGGCGCAACGTCGGCCGGCTGGTGAAGGTGACCGCGCGCGGTGCGGGCGCCCAGGCCGAGCAGGCCACCGGCGACCGGCAGGTCACCGGCCGGGTGGTCGAGGCCGACGACGAGCGCGTGGTGCTGGAGACCGACGCCGGCCGCGCCACCTGGACGTACGCAGAGCTCGGCCCCGGCCGGGTGCAGGTCGAGTTCCACCGCCTCGACGAGATCGAGGAGACGGACGAACCCGACGACATGGACGACACCGACGACTTCGACGACGAAGATGATGATGTGGAGGACGAGGAGAGGTGA
- a CDS encoding ferritin-like domain-containing protein, translating into MTTPTPTGPAGALAAALTAEYAAIWAYGPIGVRLTGAARTAAREAEAAHRRRRDELIVQLSTGGASVPADRAGYTLPFPVTDRASALRLAVEVEERTAAFWRAAVPATIGADRDRALAALVEYALRATRWRRMAGITPLTVPFPGRPA; encoded by the coding sequence GTGACCACACCGACACCGACCGGGCCCGCCGGGGCGCTCGCCGCCGCCCTCACCGCCGAGTACGCCGCGATCTGGGCGTACGGGCCCATCGGGGTACGCCTCACCGGCGCCGCCCGGACCGCCGCGAGGGAGGCGGAGGCCGCCCACCGACGCCGCCGCGACGAGCTGATCGTGCAGTTGAGCACCGGCGGCGCGAGCGTCCCGGCGGACCGGGCCGGCTACACGCTGCCGTTCCCGGTCACCGACCGGGCGAGCGCGCTGCGGCTGGCCGTCGAGGTGGAGGAGCGCACGGCCGCGTTCTGGCGGGCCGCGGTGCCGGCCACCATCGGCGCCGACCGGGACCGGGCCCTGGCCGCTCTGGTCGAGTACGCCCTGCGGGCCACCCGGTGGCGACGGATGGCCGGGATCACCCCGCTGACGGTGCCGTTCCCGGGTCGCCCGGCCTGA
- a CDS encoding PadR family transcriptional regulator — protein sequence MSIRHGLLALLERGQMYGYQLRAAFEESTGSTWPLNIGQVYTTLSRLERDGLVRSLPESDAGQRPYEITDAGRADLALWFATPISRTDRPRDELAIKLALALTTPGVDVRSVVQTQRSATMRALQELTRLKYASDRPEDLPWRLVLDAMVFQAEAEVRWLDHCETSLVRYRPAQPGRVPTTPAEAVDRADEEARR from the coding sequence ATGTCCATCCGTCACGGGCTGCTCGCCCTGCTCGAACGCGGCCAGATGTACGGCTACCAGCTGCGCGCCGCGTTCGAGGAGTCGACCGGCTCGACCTGGCCGCTGAACATCGGGCAGGTCTACACCACCCTGTCCCGCCTGGAGCGGGACGGGCTGGTCCGGTCGCTGCCCGAGAGCGACGCCGGGCAGCGCCCGTACGAGATCACCGACGCCGGGCGGGCGGACCTGGCCCTGTGGTTCGCCACCCCGATCAGCCGCACCGACCGGCCCCGGGACGAGCTGGCGATCAAGCTGGCCCTCGCGCTGACCACCCCCGGCGTCGACGTCCGGTCGGTGGTGCAGACCCAGCGCAGCGCGACCATGCGGGCGTTGCAGGAGTTGACCCGGTTGAAGTACGCCAGCGACCGTCCCGAGGACCTGCCGTGGCGGCTCGTGCTGGACGCCATGGTCTTCCAGGCCGAGGCCGAGGTGCGCTGGCTGGACCACTGCGAGACCAGCCTCGTGCGCTACCGTCCGGCACAGCCCGGGCGCGTCCCGACGACGCCTGCCGAGGCGGTGGACCGGGCCGACGAGGAGGCGCGACGGTGA
- a CDS encoding ABC transporter ATP-binding protein, translated as MTTGNGPAAGSPTTPVLDVRDVHRTHGAGAAAVHALRGVSLTVRAGELVAVMGPSGSGKSTLLALAGGLDGPTAGEVYVEGEPLGALDRRRLAQVRRRRIGYVFQDLNLLGSLSAVENVALPLELDGTGVRRARRLALDSLAEVGLPELGDRFPDQLSGGQQQRVAIARALVGERRLVLADEPTGALDSQTGEAVLHLLRRRVDAGAAAVLVTHEARHAAWADRVVFLRDGVLVDTTAPLGSVEQLLSGSGR; from the coding sequence GTGACCACGGGGAACGGGCCAGCGGCCGGAAGCCCGACCACGCCCGTGCTCGACGTGCGTGACGTGCACCGCACGCACGGCGCCGGCGCGGCGGCCGTGCACGCCCTGCGCGGGGTGAGCCTCACCGTGCGCGCGGGGGAACTCGTCGCCGTGATGGGCCCGTCCGGCTCCGGGAAGTCGACCCTGCTCGCCCTGGCCGGCGGGCTGGACGGCCCGACCGCGGGCGAGGTGTACGTCGAGGGCGAGCCGCTCGGCGCCCTGGACCGGCGGCGGCTGGCCCAGGTGCGGCGACGGCGGATCGGCTACGTCTTCCAGGATCTCAACCTGCTCGGCAGCCTGAGCGCCGTGGAGAACGTCGCCCTCCCCCTCGAACTCGACGGCACGGGCGTACGGCGGGCCCGCCGCCTGGCGCTGGACTCGCTGGCCGAGGTGGGCCTGCCCGAGCTGGGCGACCGGTTCCCCGACCAGCTCTCCGGCGGGCAGCAGCAGCGCGTGGCGATCGCCCGCGCGCTCGTCGGCGAACGGCGGCTGGTGCTCGCCGACGAGCCGACCGGCGCGCTGGACTCGCAGACCGGTGAGGCGGTGCTGCACCTGCTGCGCCGACGGGTCGACGCCGGGGCCGCCGCCGTGCTGGTCACCCACGAGGCGCGGCACGCCGCCTGGGCCGACCGGGTGGTCTTCCTGCGCGATGGGGTGCTGGTCGACACGACGGCCCCGCTGGGCAGCGTGGAGCAGCTGCTGAGCGGCAGCGGTCGGTGA
- a CDS encoding FtsX-like permease family protein produces the protein MSAGRGGRLARAAGSWWVALRIARREARRTRGRTALVLAMITLPVLVLTFTAVSWRMSELTPVERADRQLGAADAELSWVVRVPIVQSAWAETWRSDPEDVPSAGPVTAGQVTALLPPGSRVVPLRRWVAFDARVGGRVDDGLTGRAVDLGDPLGRGLVRFHSGRAPAGPDEIAVSPAALHRLDARLGGTVTSGDGARSWRVVGVVEYPDDLGPMVTLHPSEGRMETEPGTSWLVDLPGTADEALFRRLNAHGVLVHARVPAPASATVTFAPYGRSAMDVEGMSVSVLVGGLGLLEVVLLVGPAFAVGVRRRRRDLALVAVAGGDDAHLRRIVLADGVVLGAVGAAVGVALGVAAAFAGRPLVEQHLFGARFGAYRCWPEALAAIAAVAVLAGVLAALAPAWTAARQDVVAGLAGRRTPPAHRRRWLTVGAALAVGGAAVAAFGAARTAPAVILAGLVLGELGLVFATPTLVGVLARLGWSLPLAPRIALRDASRNRSSTAPAISAVMAAVAGSVAVGVYLASDDARSATMYLPTLPSATVLVTGSDPDRPPPDLSRVSEAARDHLGARTVAPLVEPRCGSDTGLCIVSPVLPAERVCPWTPGDRLTPAQQRRARADARCAEPEDQFGGTFHVLVDDGTALPVLTGAAPADVAAATAVLRAGGAVVTDPRYVRDGRVDVRVTRTGQARPDPPAVTAVAGYPLPTGLGADRMLLSPAAAQRLGLSVQPFGWAIAADGVPGEDRQGRFVAAVRPLRAHVEIDPGTQGDAGRPLLLLLAAAAGVVTVGAAGIATGLAAAEGRADLSTLAAVGAGPGLRRLLSLCQSGVIAVLGSVLGIAAGLGSALIILTALNRRYASLWPVPEPYPVVVPWVTLGVLVVVPLVAMLGAGLFTRSRLPVERRLD, from the coding sequence GTGAGCGCGGGCCGGGGCGGCCGGCTCGCCCGGGCGGCCGGCTCCTGGTGGGTGGCGCTGCGGATCGCCCGGCGGGAGGCCCGGCGGACCCGGGGGCGTACGGCGCTGGTGCTGGCGATGATCACGCTGCCGGTGCTGGTGCTGACCTTCACCGCGGTGAGCTGGCGGATGTCCGAGCTGACGCCGGTCGAGCGGGCCGACCGCCAGCTCGGCGCGGCCGACGCGGAGCTGAGCTGGGTGGTGCGGGTCCCGATCGTGCAGAGCGCCTGGGCCGAAACCTGGCGCTCCGACCCGGAGGACGTTCCCTCGGCCGGGCCCGTCACCGCCGGCCAGGTGACCGCCCTCCTGCCGCCCGGGAGCCGGGTGGTCCCGCTGCGCCGCTGGGTGGCGTTCGACGCCCGGGTCGGCGGGCGGGTCGACGACGGCCTCACGGGGCGCGCCGTGGACCTCGGCGATCCGCTCGGCCGTGGGCTGGTCCGGTTCCACTCGGGGCGGGCGCCGGCCGGGCCGGACGAGATCGCGGTCAGCCCGGCGGCCCTGCACCGCCTCGACGCCCGCCTCGGCGGCACCGTCACCTCCGGCGACGGCGCCCGCTCCTGGCGGGTGGTCGGCGTGGTCGAGTACCCCGACGACCTGGGCCCAATGGTGACGCTGCACCCGTCGGAGGGGCGGATGGAGACCGAGCCGGGCACGAGTTGGCTGGTCGACCTGCCCGGGACCGCCGACGAGGCGCTGTTCCGCCGGCTCAACGCGCACGGCGTCCTGGTGCACGCCCGCGTCCCCGCCCCGGCGTCGGCCACCGTCACGTTCGCGCCGTACGGCCGCTCCGCCATGGACGTGGAGGGGATGAGCGTCTCGGTGCTCGTCGGCGGGCTGGGGCTGCTGGAGGTGGTGCTGCTCGTCGGACCGGCCTTCGCGGTCGGCGTACGGCGGCGGCGCCGGGACCTCGCGCTGGTCGCCGTGGCGGGCGGGGACGACGCCCACCTGCGCCGGATCGTGCTGGCCGACGGCGTGGTGCTGGGTGCCGTCGGCGCCGCCGTCGGGGTCGCGCTGGGCGTCGCCGCCGCGTTCGCCGGCCGCCCCCTGGTGGAGCAGCACCTCTTCGGCGCGCGCTTCGGCGCGTACCGCTGCTGGCCGGAGGCGCTCGCGGCGATCGCCGCCGTCGCGGTGCTGGCCGGGGTGCTGGCCGCGCTGGCCCCGGCCTGGACGGCCGCCCGGCAGGACGTGGTGGCGGGGCTGGCCGGCCGGCGCACCCCGCCGGCCCACCGGCGGCGCTGGCTGACCGTCGGGGCGGCCCTGGCCGTCGGCGGCGCCGCGGTGGCCGCGTTCGGGGCGGCCCGGACGGCCCCGGCGGTCATCCTGGCCGGCCTCGTCCTCGGCGAGCTGGGCCTGGTCTTCGCCACCCCGACGCTGGTCGGCGTGCTCGCCCGCCTCGGGTGGTCGCTGCCGCTGGCGCCCCGGATCGCGCTGCGCGACGCCAGCCGCAACCGGTCGTCGACCGCGCCCGCGATCTCCGCCGTGATGGCGGCGGTCGCCGGCAGCGTCGCCGTCGGGGTGTACCTGGCCAGCGACGACGCCCGGTCGGCGACGATGTACCTGCCGACCCTGCCGTCCGCCACGGTGCTGGTCACCGGGTCGGACCCCGACCGCCCGCCGCCCGACCTGTCCCGGGTCAGCGAGGCCGCACGCGACCACCTGGGGGCCCGCACGGTGGCGCCGCTGGTGGAGCCCCGGTGCGGGTCGGACACCGGGCTGTGCATCGTCTCGCCGGTGCTGCCCGCCGAGCGTGTCTGCCCGTGGACGCCGGGCGACCGGCTCACCCCGGCGCAGCAGCGTCGGGCCCGCGCGGACGCCCGCTGCGCGGAACCCGAGGACCAGTTCGGCGGGACCTTCCACGTGCTGGTGGACGACGGGACGGCCCTGCCGGTGCTCACCGGCGCCGCCCCCGCCGACGTCGCTGCCGCCACCGCCGTGCTGCGGGCCGGCGGCGCGGTGGTGACCGATCCGCGCTACGTGCGCGACGGGCGGGTCGACGTGCGGGTGACCCGCACCGGGCAGGCCCGGCCCGACCCCCCGGCCGTCACCGCCGTCGCCGGGTATCCGCTGCCCACCGGGCTGGGGGCGGACCGGATGTTGCTCTCCCCGGCGGCCGCCCAGCGGCTCGGCCTGAGCGTCCAGCCGTTCGGCTGGGCGATCGCCGCCGACGGCGTGCCCGGCGAGGACCGGCAGGGCCGGTTCGTCGCCGCCGTACGTCCGCTCCGCGCACATGTCGAGATCGACCCGGGTACCCAGGGCGACGCGGGACGGCCGCTGCTGCTCCTGCTGGCCGCCGCCGCCGGGGTCGTCACGGTGGGCGCCGCCGGCATCGCCACCGGGCTGGCCGCAGCCGAGGGTCGGGCGGACCTGTCGACCCTCGCGGCGGTCGGCGCCGGGCCGGGGCTGCGCCGGCTGCTGTCGCTCTGCCAGTCCGGGGTGATCGCCGTGCTGGGCTCCGTGCTCGGCATCGCCGCCGGCCTCGGCTCCGCGTTGATCATCCTGACCGCCCTCAACCGCCGCTACGCCAGCCTGTGGCCCGTCCCGGAGCCGTACCCGGTGGTGGTCCCGTGGGTCACGCTCGGCGTCCTGGTGGTGGTGCCGCTGGTCGCGATGCTCGGCGCGGGACTGTTCACCCGCTCCCGGCTGCCGGTCGAGCGACGTCTCGACTGA
- a CDS encoding nitroreductase/quinone reductase family protein yields MPVLGALTRRVGHHRWFGAAVRLLVPADRLVGRLTRGRVVALGLIPSLVVTTTGRRSGRPRSNPLLYVPDGDAYVVVGSNFGQAHQPGWAMNLRADPAAEVAVKGRRVPVRAEVATGAERDRLWRLLVTEWPAYRAYARRAGGREILVFRLVPTGRGVPGGPGAPA; encoded by the coding sequence GTGCCCGTACTGGGAGCCCTCACCCGCCGGGTCGGCCACCACCGCTGGTTCGGCGCCGCCGTCCGCCTGCTCGTCCCCGCCGACCGGCTGGTCGGGCGGCTCACCCGGGGCCGGGTGGTCGCGCTCGGGCTCATCCCGTCGCTGGTCGTCACGACCACCGGCCGCCGCTCCGGCAGGCCGCGCAGCAACCCGCTGCTCTACGTGCCCGACGGCGACGCGTACGTGGTGGTCGGCTCCAACTTCGGCCAGGCCCACCAGCCGGGCTGGGCGATGAACCTGCGCGCCGATCCCGCCGCCGAGGTGGCCGTCAAGGGCCGCCGCGTGCCGGTGCGCGCGGAGGTCGCCACCGGCGCCGAACGGGACCGCCTCTGGCGTCTGCTGGTCACCGAGTGGCCCGCCTACCGGGCGTACGCGCGGCGGGCCGGCGGTCGGGAGATCCTCGTCTTCCGGCTGGTGCCCACCGGGCGCGGCGTGCCGGGCGGGCCGGGCGCCCCCGCATAG
- a CDS encoding VIT1/CCC1 transporter family protein has protein sequence MTDTPAALREAHHADVSGGWLRPAVFGAMDGLVTNIALIAGVAGGGVSPRSVVLTGVAGLVAGAISMGLGEYTSVRSANEQVAAEVAKERRELERHPEAEARELAAAWVARGLAPDLAMQVAEAVRRNPDEALRVHVREELGVDPDDQPSPWAAAISSFLFFSVGALVPLLTYLFGATSLWLALAVGGLGLFLAGAVVARFTARSWWSGGLRQLLLGAAAAGATYLIGALIGVQGGLG, from the coding sequence GTGACGGACACTCCGGCGGCACTGCGTGAGGCGCACCACGCGGACGTCTCCGGCGGCTGGCTGCGCCCGGCCGTCTTCGGGGCGATGGACGGTCTGGTCACCAACATCGCCCTGATCGCCGGCGTGGCGGGTGGCGGGGTGTCGCCCCGCAGCGTCGTGCTCACCGGCGTGGCCGGCCTGGTCGCCGGCGCCATCTCGATGGGGCTGGGGGAGTACACGAGCGTCCGCTCGGCCAACGAACAGGTCGCCGCCGAGGTCGCCAAGGAACGCCGCGAGCTGGAGCGGCACCCCGAGGCCGAGGCACGCGAACTGGCTGCGGCGTGGGTCGCCCGGGGGCTGGCCCCCGATCTCGCCATGCAGGTCGCCGAGGCCGTCCGCCGCAACCCGGACGAGGCCCTGCGGGTGCACGTCCGGGAGGAACTCGGCGTCGACCCGGACGACCAGCCGAGCCCCTGGGCGGCGGCCATCTCGTCGTTCCTGTTCTTCTCGGTCGGGGCGCTGGTGCCGCTGCTGACCTACCTGTTCGGCGCGACCAGCCTGTGGCTGGCGCTCGCGGTCGGCGGGCTCGGGCTCTTCCTGGCCGGTGCGGTGGTCGCCCGCTTCACCGCCCGCTCCTGGTGGTCCGGCGGCCTGCGCCAGCTCCTGCTCGGCGCGGCGGCGGCCGGCGCGACGTACCTGATCGGCGCCCTCATCGGCGTCCAGGGCGGCCTCGGCTGA
- the map gene encoding type I methionyl aminopeptidase, whose protein sequence is MTVRAPLTPGTLSPLRPVPAHIVRPEYVGKKRPQEWRGSHVQTPETIEKMRLAGRLAAQATQLAGEHCKPGVTTDEIDRVVHEFLCDHGAYPSTLGYKGFPKSCCTSLNEVICHGIPDSTVLADGDIINVDVTAYLDGVHGDTDATFCVGEVDEEARLLVERTHEAMMRGIRAVAPGRQINVIGRVIESYAKRFGYGVVRDFTGHGIGEAFHSGLYVPHYDSPRPTDVMESGMTFTIEPMITLGTHQYDMWDDGWTVVTKDRRWTAQFEHTIVVTEDGHEILTLP, encoded by the coding sequence ATGACCGTCCGTGCGCCGCTGACCCCAGGCACGCTCTCCCCGCTGCGGCCCGTGCCCGCCCACATCGTCCGCCCGGAGTACGTGGGCAAGAAGCGTCCCCAGGAATGGCGCGGCTCGCACGTGCAGACACCGGAGACGATCGAGAAGATGCGGCTCGCCGGCCGGCTCGCCGCGCAGGCCACCCAGCTCGCCGGCGAGCACTGCAAGCCCGGCGTGACCACCGACGAGATCGACCGGGTCGTGCACGAGTTCCTCTGCGACCACGGCGCCTACCCGTCGACGCTGGGCTACAAGGGCTTCCCCAAGTCGTGCTGCACCAGCCTCAACGAGGTGATCTGCCACGGCATCCCCGACTCCACCGTGCTGGCCGACGGCGACATCATCAACGTCGACGTCACCGCGTACCTCGACGGCGTGCACGGCGACACGGACGCCACCTTCTGCGTGGGCGAGGTCGACGAGGAGGCCCGGCTGCTGGTCGAGCGGACCCACGAGGCGATGATGCGCGGCATCCGCGCGGTCGCCCCCGGCCGCCAGATCAACGTGATCGGCCGGGTCATCGAGTCGTACGCGAAGCGCTTCGGCTACGGCGTCGTACGCGACTTCACCGGCCACGGCATCGGCGAGGCCTTCCACAGCGGGCTCTACGTGCCGCACTACGACAGCCCGCGTCCCACGGACGTGATGGAGTCGGGGATGACCTTCACCATCGAGCCGATGATCACCCTCGGCACCCACCAGTACGACATGTGGGACGACGGCTGGACCGTGGTGACGAAGGACCGCCGCTGGACGGCCCAGTTCGAGCACACCATCGTGGTGACCGAGGACGGTCACGAGATCCTCACCCTGCCGTGA
- a CDS encoding STAS domain-containing protein, which produces MDQGGGTSPVFSASAEIDGAHLRVLVTGEVDMATADVMYQAALREPAERVTLDLRAVTFFDSAAIHAVVRLAQQFPGTLAVLPSRQVHRVLEISGLADQAWLRPA; this is translated from the coding sequence GTGGATCAAGGGGGCGGCACGTCTCCCGTCTTCTCCGCCAGCGCGGAGATCGACGGCGCCCACCTTCGTGTCCTGGTGACCGGCGAGGTCGACATGGCCACCGCCGACGTCATGTACCAGGCCGCGCTGCGGGAGCCGGCCGAGCGGGTGACGCTCGACCTGCGGGCGGTCACCTTCTTCGACTCGGCGGCGATCCACGCGGTGGTCCGGTTGGCCCAGCAGTTCCCCGGCACGCTCGCCGTGCTGCCGTCGCGGCAGGTCCACCGGGTGCTGGAGATCTCCGGCCTGGCCGACCAGGCCTGGCTCCGCCCGGCCTGA